A single candidate division KSB1 bacterium DNA region contains:
- a CDS encoding 2Fe-2S iron-sulfur cluster-binding protein, with the protein MINLTINGLPVQVEEGTTLLEAAKFLGFPIPTLCYMEGLSPYGACRLCVVEIGEGAQAKLVTSCTYPAQEGLKVRTASSRVVRARKMILELLLASCPQSKVIQDLASKYEVRQQRFKQEYEDCILCGLCVRMCAEQMAGKAIGFRGRGQRRSIGTPFDIRSEECRLCGGCIYVCPACQLRCTYAEPEKAICGGCANLSPPCVEKEQFDDMMCYMDPCVACEIVK; encoded by the coding sequence CAAGTTCCTTGGATTTCCCATTCCCACGCTCTGTTACATGGAGGGCCTCTCGCCCTACGGCGCGTGCCGCCTTTGCGTGGTGGAGATCGGCGAAGGTGCCCAGGCGAAGTTGGTCACCTCCTGCACCTATCCGGCGCAGGAAGGGCTTAAGGTGCGCACAGCCTCTTCGCGCGTGGTGCGCGCGCGCAAGATGATCCTCGAGCTGCTGCTCGCATCCTGTCCGCAGTCAAAGGTGATCCAAGACCTGGCCTCCAAATATGAGGTGCGGCAGCAGCGCTTCAAACAGGAGTATGAAGACTGCATTCTCTGCGGGCTATGCGTGCGCATGTGTGCCGAGCAGATGGCAGGCAAGGCCATCGGTTTTCGCGGGCGCGGCCAACGGCGCAGCATTGGCACACCTTTCGACATCCGTTCCGAGGAGTGTCGGCTATGCGGGGGATGCATCTACGTCTGTCCGGCATGTCAGCTCCGTTGTACGTACGCCGAGCCGGAGAAGGCTATTTGCGGTGGGTGCGCCAACCTCAGCCCACCGTGCGTGGAGAAGGAGCAGTTCGATGACATGATGTGCTACATGGACCCCTGTGTGGCATGCGAGATCGTCAAGTAG
- a CDS encoding FMN-binding glutamate synthase family protein, with protein sequence MANTLSRINSSAATLTKNRTEGSITPSSGMCVTCVDGCIGMCEIGKSAYRGHEVIYPQPFGVITTAAEKTYPVDYGHFNIMGTAVGAHGIEADSDKAIFPNVDLEVRIGHDQGIKFRYPWIIPGIGSTNVAKNNWEGLAIGSALAGTGLTIGENVVGMDMEATFKNGRVVDTVDLKRRVELYREFQRDGYGAIIVQANVEDTRLGVHEYAVEKLGVQCVEMKWGQGAKDIGGEVKIRELKKAQTLRDRGYVVLPDPHDPDVIRAFERGAFKEFERHSRVGMVDEEAFAQRVEELRKAGAKYIFLKTGAYRPADLARAIAYSSKYKIDLLTVDAAGGGTGMSPWRMMNEWGVPPVELHSLLYFYAKRLAEEGRYVPALAVAGGFTFEDQIFKALALGAPYFKLVGMARAPIAAAMVGKTIGRAIEDGQLPVYVERFGTTIDEIFVTASSLRKELGKETFEKVPTGALGLYTYYERLAQGLRQLMCGSRKFTLAHISRDDIAALTPEAARISGITYITDVDKEEVEKILAS encoded by the coding sequence ATGGCAAACACTCTTTCCCGGATAAACTCGTCGGCGGCAACGCTGACGAAGAACCGCACCGAAGGCTCCATCACTCCCTCGTCGGGGATGTGCGTCACCTGCGTGGACGGCTGCATTGGCATGTGCGAAATCGGCAAGTCGGCCTACCGAGGGCATGAGGTCATCTATCCCCAGCCGTTCGGGGTCATCACCACTGCCGCCGAAAAGACCTATCCAGTGGACTATGGGCATTTCAACATCATGGGTACGGCGGTTGGGGCACACGGCATCGAGGCCGATAGCGACAAGGCGATCTTCCCCAACGTCGACTTGGAGGTGAGAATTGGCCATGACCAGGGGATCAAGTTCCGCTATCCGTGGATAATACCCGGCATTGGCTCCACCAACGTGGCAAAGAACAACTGGGAAGGGCTGGCCATCGGTTCGGCGCTGGCAGGCACTGGCCTCACCATCGGGGAGAATGTGGTGGGAATGGACATGGAGGCCACCTTCAAGAACGGGCGCGTCGTGGACACCGTCGACTTGAAACGCCGGGTGGAGCTCTACAGAGAGTTCCAGCGGGATGGCTACGGGGCGATTATTGTCCAGGCCAATGTGGAAGATACCCGCCTTGGCGTACATGAGTACGCGGTGGAAAAACTTGGCGTCCAGTGTGTGGAGATGAAGTGGGGACAAGGGGCTAAGGATATTGGCGGAGAGGTTAAGATACGTGAGCTGAAGAAGGCCCAGACATTGCGCGATCGCGGCTATGTGGTGCTGCCCGACCCGCATGATCCGGACGTTATTCGGGCTTTCGAGCGGGGCGCCTTCAAGGAGTTCGAGCGCCACTCCCGCGTGGGCATGGTGGACGAGGAGGCATTTGCGCAAAGGGTTGAGGAGCTGCGCAAGGCCGGAGCCAAGTATATCTTCCTCAAAACCGGGGCCTACCGCCCGGCTGACCTGGCGCGCGCCATTGCCTACTCGTCAAAATACAAGATCGACCTCCTCACGGTGGACGCTGCGGGTGGTGGCACGGGCATGAGTCCCTGGCGGATGATGAACGAGTGGGGTGTGCCGCCGGTGGAGTTGCACTCGCTCCTCTACTTCTACGCCAAGCGTCTGGCCGAAGAGGGCAGGTATGTGCCGGCACTGGCAGTCGCCGGCGGGTTTACTTTCGAAGATCAGATCTTCAAAGCGCTGGCCCTGGGCGCGCCGTACTTCAAGCTGGTGGGGATGGCGCGTGCCCCCATTGCCGCGGCAATGGTGGGCAAGACCATAGGGCGGGCTATCGAGGACGGACAACTGCCGGTGTATGTGGAGCGGTTCGGCACGACCATCGATGAGATTTTTGTCACCGCCAGTTCTTTGCGGAAGGAGCTGGGCAAGGAGACATTCGAAAAGGTGCCCACTGGCGCGCTGGGTCTTTACACCTACTACGAACGCCTGGCCCAAGGGCTGCGGCAACTGATGTGCGGCAGTCGCAAGTTCACGCTGGCGCATATCAGTCGCGACGACATCGCCGCCCTCACACCCGAGGCAGCGCGCATCAGCGGCATCACCTACATCACCGACGTGGACAAAGAGGAAGTCGAGAAGATCTTGGCTAGCTGA